A genomic window from Candidatus Rokuibacteriota bacterium includes:
- a CDS encoding tetratricopeptide repeat protein: MTTSGKAVRGIQVLVLIALALLLGVGCSEAPSVKKQKALERGERYLAEGKPSEAIIELMNALQVDSNFIPAVHALGRAYAAKAWYADALRELERAQKLSPDSPPLAIDIGRIYLEMGAPSEALAAADKVLGRDPQNSQALTIKAAALLSQGKTSEALAIVESAPAGAIAEADQVRAGVLQRLGKVDEAEAGYRAVLTKQPKDFQSLLGLGSIQLGRKKYDEAAKLYDQAGQLKPLDPRPRLGVAAVKARTGQVAEAIKELEGVDARARSGNVVMGLATYYLQANRPGDSQRLLEPIVGRFPKVVQARYLLGAAYMINGKFDLAAAQFEELARQVPNEVMVRLQLAAAYSRIGKPKEALVELDRVAKEADKIPTYQDERGRALMLLGKMDEALKAAQAAQRLAPESGQPYLLMGQIYTRRGDTKAAREMFARASALSTTDASPHLALGRLAQLDKNPDAALKEFDAAVQADPKSLRAVRAKAGLLLQQKKPKEAIQFVEGLVAREPKNTEFQTLLGGLYGRDQQRDKSAAAYRKAVELDPKASEPRLGLARIALSQGKDEEALTQLQAAVKEQPGHPLAVLLIAGLYDRLARYDQAIAVLEAAAKADPRQTLFALGLAEMYLKKGRYDDAISRAGEQLAANPDLAGARLIRGQALLAKGDPTALKDFVEVARANPKSAFAQYLLARAYVQSGRVPEAQSAYKEAIKIDPQLSQAKAELALLSGQKPDKGEQLKEIEQLRAVVKANPKNIVARERLARQLLAIGQAKQAEAELKAVLELAPAHPDANLLMAGIAAQQGRRDEAANYARAVLRSNPSHVDANLFMAGYLLQSGRSEEATKHLETALQVNPNRSDVKLRLGAAYAQQGRLPDALRLARELQKSEPKSPAPLLLMGMALIAQQKPQEALEAFNSALKLKSDLLDAHRGLGQAYQVLNQPDRAAESYQRALTVNGKDVASLNNLAWLLSEVRKKPDEALPLATKAEQLAPMSAEVLDTLGWVHYRRGAFAEAEKALLRAVERAPNNGTIRYHLGMTYARLGKKQDAVSALRRAAQLDPKLGDSERIDSVIKELGG; encoded by the coding sequence GGGGAAGCCCAGCGAGGCCATCATCGAGTTGATGAATGCCCTGCAGGTGGACTCGAACTTCATCCCGGCGGTCCACGCCCTGGGCCGCGCGTATGCGGCCAAGGCTTGGTACGCGGATGCGCTCCGTGAGCTGGAGCGGGCCCAGAAGCTGTCTCCAGACTCCCCTCCCTTGGCCATCGACATCGGCCGGATTTATCTTGAGATGGGCGCTCCCTCGGAGGCCTTGGCAGCAGCCGATAAGGTCTTGGGGCGGGATCCCCAGAACTCCCAAGCGCTCACCATCAAGGCCGCGGCGCTCCTGAGTCAGGGCAAGACCAGCGAGGCGCTGGCCATCGTGGAGAGCGCTCCGGCCGGCGCCATCGCCGAGGCCGACCAGGTCCGCGCCGGCGTGCTCCAGCGGCTCGGCAAGGTCGACGAAGCCGAGGCAGGCTACCGCGCCGTGCTCACGAAGCAGCCCAAGGATTTCCAGAGCCTTCTCGGGCTGGGCAGCATCCAGCTCGGCCGGAAGAAGTACGACGAGGCCGCCAAGCTCTATGACCAGGCGGGGCAGCTGAAGCCGCTCGACCCGCGCCCTCGGCTGGGAGTGGCGGCCGTCAAGGCGAGGACCGGGCAGGTCGCCGAGGCCATCAAAGAGCTCGAGGGGGTAGATGCGCGTGCCCGCTCGGGTAACGTGGTGATGGGGCTGGCGACCTACTACCTCCAGGCGAACCGCCCCGGTGATTCCCAGCGGCTCCTCGAGCCGATCGTGGGGCGCTTCCCCAAAGTCGTGCAGGCGCGCTATCTCCTCGGCGCGGCGTACATGATCAACGGCAAGTTCGATCTCGCCGCGGCCCAGTTCGAGGAGCTGGCCCGACAGGTTCCCAACGAGGTCATGGTGCGGCTGCAGCTGGCCGCGGCCTACTCGCGGATCGGCAAGCCGAAGGAGGCGCTGGTCGAGCTCGACCGCGTGGCCAAGGAGGCCGACAAGATCCCCACCTACCAGGACGAGCGCGGGCGCGCGCTGATGCTGCTGGGGAAGATGGACGAGGCGCTGAAGGCCGCGCAAGCCGCGCAACGCCTTGCCCCCGAAAGCGGGCAGCCCTATCTCCTGATGGGCCAGATCTACACCCGGCGCGGAGACACCAAGGCGGCGCGCGAGATGTTCGCCCGCGCGTCCGCGCTGAGTACGACCGACGCCTCACCGCACCTGGCCCTGGGCCGCCTGGCGCAGTTGGACAAAAATCCGGACGCGGCGCTGAAGGAGTTCGACGCGGCCGTTCAGGCCGATCCCAAGTCGCTCCGCGCCGTCCGGGCCAAGGCCGGCCTGCTCTTGCAGCAGAAGAAGCCCAAGGAAGCGATCCAGTTCGTCGAAGGGCTCGTCGCGCGCGAGCCGAAGAATACCGAGTTCCAGACGCTCCTCGGCGGTCTCTACGGGCGGGACCAGCAGCGGGACAAGTCGGCGGCCGCGTACCGGAAGGCCGTGGAGCTGGACCCGAAGGCCTCCGAGCCGCGCTTGGGCCTGGCCAGGATCGCCCTCTCCCAGGGCAAGGACGAGGAAGCCCTCACGCAGCTTCAGGCGGCGGTCAAGGAGCAGCCGGGCCATCCGCTTGCGGTCCTCCTGATCGCCGGCCTCTACGACCGTCTCGCGCGCTACGACCAGGCGATCGCGGTCCTCGAGGCGGCGGCCAAGGCCGACCCGCGCCAGACTCTCTTCGCGCTCGGGCTGGCCGAGATGTACCTGAAGAAGGGGCGGTACGACGACGCCATCTCCCGCGCTGGCGAGCAACTCGCCGCCAACCCCGACCTGGCCGGCGCCCGGCTGATCCGGGGGCAGGCGCTCTTGGCCAAGGGCGATCCGACCGCTCTCAAGGACTTCGTCGAGGTCGCGCGGGCCAATCCGAAATCGGCGTTCGCCCAGTACCTGCTCGCTCGAGCGTACGTGCAGTCGGGGCGGGTGCCCGAGGCCCAGTCCGCGTACAAGGAGGCCATCAAGATCGACCCGCAGTTGAGTCAGGCCAAGGCCGAACTGGCCCTCCTCTCGGGTCAGAAGCCCGACAAAGGCGAACAGCTCAAGGAGATCGAGCAGCTCCGTGCGGTAGTCAAGGCCAATCCGAAAAACATCGTGGCCCGCGAGCGGCTGGCGCGCCAGCTCCTGGCCATCGGGCAGGCAAAGCAGGCGGAGGCTGAGCTCAAGGCGGTCCTTGAGCTGGCACCCGCGCATCCCGACGCCAATCTCCTGATGGCGGGCATCGCCGCCCAGCAGGGCCGGCGGGACGAAGCGGCGAACTACGCGCGAGCCGTGCTCCGTAGCAACCCCTCGCACGTGGACGCCAACCTGTTCATGGCCGGGTACCTGCTCCAGAGCGGGCGCTCCGAGGAGGCCACCAAGCACCTCGAGACCGCGCTCCAGGTCAATCCCAACCGCTCGGACGTGAAGCTCCGGTTGGGGGCGGCCTACGCGCAGCAGGGGCGGCTGCCCGATGCCCTGCGCCTCGCCCGTGAGCTCCAGAAGAGCGAGCCCAAGAGCCCCGCGCCGCTGCTCCTGATGGGCATGGCGCTCATCGCCCAGCAGAAGCCCCAGGAGGCTCTCGAGGCGTTCAACTCGGCGCTCAAGCTCAAGAGTGACTTGCTCGACGCCCATCGCGGCCTCGGCCAGGCGTACCAGGTGCTGAACCAGCCTGACCGCGCGGCCGAGAGCTACCAGCGCGCCCTGACGGTCAATGGCAAGGACGTGGCATCGCTCAACAACCTGGCTTGGCTCCTGTCCGAGGTGCGGAAGAAGCCCGACGAGGCCCTGCCGCTGGCCACCAAGGCCGAGCAGCTCGCGCCCATGTCTGCCGAGGTGCTGGACACCCTGGGCTGGGTGCATTACCGCCGCGGAGCCTTCGCCGAGGCGGAGAAGGCGCTGCTCCGCGCGGTGGAGCGCGCGCCAAACAACGGCACCATCCGGTACCACCTGGGGATGACCTACGCGCGCCTGGGCAAGAAGCAGGACGCCGTGTCAGCGTTGAGGCGCGCGGCTCAGCTCGATCCCAAGCTGGGCGACAGCGAGCGAATCGACAGCGTGATCAAGGAGCTGGGCGGCTAG
- a CDS encoding type II toxin-antitoxin system HicA family toxin: protein MTRLPAVSGREAVRAFAKIGYREDRQTGSHIILRRQDPPNRRLTVPDHKELARGTLRNLIREAGLSVEEFVALL from the coding sequence GTGACGCGTCTCCCGGCCGTCTCCGGCCGAGAGGCGGTGAGAGCATTCGCCAAGATCGGCTACCGCGAAGATCGTCAGACCGGTAGCCACATCATCCTCCGCCGCCAGGATCCGCCGAACCGCCGCCTGACTGTCCCTGACCACAAGGAACTCGCCAGAGGCACCCTGCGCAACTTGATCCGGGAAGCTGGTCTCAGCGTCGAGGAGTTCGTGGCTCTCCTGTAG
- a CDS encoding type II toxin-antitoxin system HicB family antitoxin, with protein MKFRVVIEQDEDGVFIAQCPSLPGCISQGPTRSEALANIRDAIQGYLESLKKHNEPIPPPINEEMVEIAM; from the coding sequence ATGAAATTCAGAGTCGTCATCGAGCAGGACGAGGACGGGGTCTTCATCGCTCAGTGTCCCTCACTGCCCGGCTGCATCTCGCAGGGCCCGACCCGAAGCGAGGCGCTTGCCAACATCCGCGACGCCATCCAGGGCTATCTCGAGAGCCTGAAGAAGCACAACGAGCCCATCCCGCCCCCGATCAACGAGGAGATGGTGGAGATCGCAATGTGA
- a CDS encoding type II toxin-antitoxin system VapC family toxin, protein MSLVYLDSSALVKLIVREPESAALAEFLRGHSERVASALSLTEVPRALGRAGFGAAERRRAREILTRVALVDVDRRTLAAAAALDPPALRTLDAIHLATALTLREDLAALVTYDRRLAAAAKRADIEALAPA, encoded by the coding sequence GTGAGCCTCGTGTATCTCGACTCGTCAGCGCTGGTGAAACTCATCGTCCGAGAGCCGGAATCGGCGGCGCTCGCCGAGTTTCTCCGGGGGCACTCCGAGCGCGTGGCGAGCGCGCTCTCCCTCACCGAAGTGCCGCGAGCCCTGGGCCGCGCCGGGTTTGGGGCGGCGGAGCGCCGACGGGCCCGCGAGATCCTCACCCGCGTCGCGCTGGTGGATGTGGACCGTCGGACCCTGGCGGCGGCGGCCGCACTGGACCCCCCGGCGTTGAGAACCCTGGACGCGATCCATCTCGCCACCGCACTGACCCTTCGCGAAGACCTCGCGGCCCTGGTGACCTACGATCGCCGGCTCGCCGCCGCCGCCAAACGAGCGGATATCGAGGCGCTGGCCCCCGCCTGA